A region from the Hirundo rustica isolate bHirRus1 chromosome 20, bHirRus1.pri.v3, whole genome shotgun sequence genome encodes:
- the ZBTB6 gene encoding zinc finger and BTB domain-containing protein 6 gives MAADSEVLHFQFEQQGDAVLQKMNLLRQQNLFCDVSIYINDTEFQGHKVIFAACSTFMRDQFLLNQSRQVRITILQSAEVGRKLLLSCYTGALEVKKKELLKYLTAASYLQMVHIVEKCTEALSKYLEIDASMESGAQAAEGCHSSDAELRSGDEVLDKDCEIIEISEDSPENEEYPVKQEDEEGPHPAAQSLVSERKDTTSPEISTVEIGYKDDEICIFRMDSMSVANVENDHFPQPCTSSKTNLYFPETQHSLINSTVESRNTEMSGNQIQAFVGDNPEGTSSGVNGFQSLEDSGSSWRHQCPKCPRGFVHLENYLRHLKMHKLFLCLQCGKTFTQKKNLNRHIRGHMGIRPFQCMVCLKTFTAKSTLQDHLNIHSGDRPYKCHCCDMDFKHKSALKKHLTSVHGRSSSKKPNLNTITKVKIDYD, from the coding sequence ATGGCGGCGGACTCGGAGGTGCTGCACTTCCAGTTCGAGCAGCAGGGCGATGCCGTGCTGCAAAAGATGAACCTCCTGCGGCAGCAGAACCTCTTCTGCGACGTGTCCATCTACATCAACGACACCGAGTTCCAGGGGCACAAGGTGATCTTCGCCGCCTGCTCCACCTTCATGCGGGATCAGTTCCTGCTCAACCAGTCCAGGCAGGTGCGGATCACCATCCTGCAGAGCGCCGAGGTgggcaggaagctgctgctgtcctgctaCACGGGCGCGCTGGAAGTCAAGaagaaggagctgctgaagtACCTGACGGCCGCGAGTTACCTGCAGATGGTTCACATCGTGGAGAAGTGCACCGAGGCTTTGTCCAAGTACCTGGAGATCGACGCTTCCATGGAGAGTGGTGCCCAGGCTGCTGAGGGCTGCCATTCCTCGGATGCTGAACTAAGGAGCGGGGATGAGGTTTTAGATAAAGATTGTGAAATAATCGAGATCTCTGAAGACAGCCCAGAGAACGAAGAATACCCCGTGAAacaggaggatgaggaaggcCCAcaccctgcagcacagagcttgGTGTCGGAAAGGAAGGACACGACATCCCCAGAAATATCAACAGTGGAAATCGGGTATAAGGATGATGAAATTTGTATCTTCAGAATGGATTCCATGAGTGTGGCGAATGTAGAAAATGATCATTTTCCTCAGCCTTGCACTTCCTCTAAAACGAATTTATATTTCCCAGAAACCCAGCACTCCTTGATAAACTCTACAGTTGAAAGCAGGAATACAGAAATGTCAGGAAATCAAATTCAGGCTTTTGTCGGTGACAATCCAGAAGGAACTTCTAGTGGGGTGAATGGTTTCCAGAGCCTGGAGGATTCTGGCAGCTCATGGCGGCACCAGTGTCCAAAGTGTCCGAGGGGATTTGTGCACCTCGAGAACTATCTCAGACATCTGAAAATGCACAAACTCTTCCTGTGCTTGCAATGTGGAAAAACATTTACGCAAAAAAAGAATCTCAACAGGCACATCAGGGGGCACATGGGGATCCGGCCCTTCCAGTGCATGGTGTGCTTGAAGACCTTCACAGCCAAGAGCACGCTGCAGGATCACCTCAACATCCACAGCGGGGACAGGCCCTACAAGTGCCACTGCTGCGACATGGACTTTAAACACAAGTCTGCTCTTAAAAAGCATTTGACTTCTGTTcatggaaggagcagcagcaaaaagcCAAACCTGAACACTATTACAAAAGTTAAAATAGACTACGATTGA